In Chelmon rostratus isolate fCheRos1 chromosome 21, fCheRos1.pri, whole genome shotgun sequence, the genomic window AAAATGATTCACTGCACGGCCACAGTcagcaggtggttagcttagaTTAGCATAAGGCTAGACACAGTTAGCTTGACTTTGGTCAAATGTAGCTCACAAATTAAACTGCTGTATCTTGTCCGTTCAAGCCCCACTAAtgccaaagtgtaaaaataacaatttgcGGTGTTACACAAGGTTACGAgagggactatttcttggcagtAACTTCCTGTTAGGCTAAACTTATAGATatttcataaaatgtcaaactaatccTTTaatgatgctaaaatgctagcatgctaatggtACTTCTTCAGTCACTGTGGCCTTGCTGatcactgaaaaatgaaaagctggCAGGTTGAATGCAGTCCTGGGTGAACCCACCCACAGGACCTCAAaccagcagcaaaacacacctgaaacaaacCCCCCCACCCTGACTGGACGCTGATTTAAACGGGCGGCATTCATGCACAGAATGACTGGAAAGACTCGAACCCTTTCACAAACCCTTCTTCCCTGGGCTTCCCCCTCTGAGCAGCCAGGATCGGGACATAAATAGAACAACAGCTGGTTACAATAATAGACACTTTTGTGTTGCCATGTGCAGAGAAATAACAAGACATTTTCTCATGGAGCCGTGCCCTGAGAGAGGTCGCGGGGGATGCCCTCCATCCGCACTGGCGTGATAACTCCTTCCACGTATAAAGACAGAAGACTGCTGGATCCGAGTGTCACCCCTGGCAGCTGACAACGTGCACCATTAGCTGAGAGCTGCATGTGGAAGGCCTGGATAACGCTTGGAACAACTGCAGTAAGCTGACGGATTTGGAAAGAAAGCCTGCTGCAGCATCCCGCATCGCAGCTCAGGGTTGGTGTTTGGTTCTTCTGCATGCAGTCTCTAAGAATCAACAAAAAGACATGTTTGGATGCATCTGCAGGTCCAATGAAATTAAGCTATTTCTCATTAATGCAGAGCTGCAAGGTCAGTTATGCCCTATAGGTGGAATATTCATTTCTAATTGATATGTTGGAGACGTATATAGGCCTACACAATTAGCAGGTAAATAAATGAACTGTACTTTTAATGACATGAGGCACCACAAAACTCATGGGCCTATACGTGACTCAAACTCAGAGATCTGCAGGACACCGACGCGCACAGAGTGACGCGCTTaggtctctctccctctctccctccctctctctctggtgcAGTCGTGCGTCCTGCCGCTCTGCCTGACTTGTCGCGGGGGATTCGGTGCCAAGACCGTCTGACCGGACGCAGCGCACCGTGAGCGCACAAcggcgtttttttttttttttttttttaaagacgcGGTCTGCCTAAGTTTCGGTTAAAACAAAAGCGGAATATTTCATGGAGGTAAAATGACCTGAGACCAGTCGTGTATCCACCAACGAAGGTGGCGAGCGGGCGCTTGAACGCCAGCCCCGTGCGTAACACCGGGAGAGCAGGTGGATGGAGAGGCTGGCGGGATGCAGCGTTCCAGCAGGTCGGCGCCGCGTCGGAGCGGCTGGAATCCGTATTCTCTGCTGAAAGACGCCTCGCCACGATGGATTTAATATGAGGATGAAGTTTTCTCCTGAAAAGTAAGAGCTTCTTCTGGGGAAGGGGGTTTTGCGCAGAGCTTTTAGCAGCGCTTATTAAATTTGTCTCCATCCCAGGCATTTCTGTACGGATATGGTTTGCTTTTTGCGCGCTGTAACGCAATCCTTACATAGTCAGGTgcattttctccattaaaagTTACATTTTTAGCAAATCTATCACATAGACCACGTACCAAATCGTGGCTACTCAAAGTCCAATTataatattaaacaataaataatatcGAGGTCTCGTTTTCTCTCCATTCTAAGATCTGTTTCTGTATGTTGGCTTCATTAGAGGGTGATGCGTGCGCCTGCCTTATATTTGTACTGCTGAAATAACTAAAACAAATCTAATGTGGAAACGCATCAATGTGTGAGTGCACGGGAAAGAAGTGCCTAGAAAATATGCCAGGGTGAGCTCGGGGGGGGCTCTGTCTTTCAATTAAGAGGTCAAAGGTTTGACGCCTGGCGCAGCCATTTAATGTCAATGTGTCCTTGAGAAGAGAGATAAACCAATCTGCTCACTAGTGGATGAGAGTTTCCACTTAACTGTGACTGTCACAAAGTGTCCTGTCGAGCTTGACATTTGTCTCACACAGCCTGCAGGTTGTTCGCGCGGTGCTGCTTCCCTGCCATCATCACTTTCTCTGTTCTCACAGACCGCAAAGCTCCTGACATCCGTCCGCATTTTAGGTTTTTCTGTGAGTCTGGAGTAGCCTGCTGGGCTTGTCCTTTGCAGGAGTTCTAACAGACCACCAAATCCTCCTTTGCATTTAATAATACAATTACACCGCCTGATATTTAAAGTGCAAGATCTTACCGAATAATAATGAGAGCTATACAGCACTTAGTCGACACCTCCTGCTAACAAATAACAGTGGCAATCCTTTCAGTAGTGGATGAATTATTGGAGATTGCTTTTCTGCGCACTTTCTCTTGTCGCTCTCTCACTCACtgactcatgcacacacaagcacacatgcacataaccAATACTTGTTCGTAAAGGCTgataaatattgttttgttacACTCAGATTTTTGCTCTTGAAGTAAAAGTCCTTAAGATTTTCCTAAAATCACAAGTTATTTCTTATCATATTTATGACAGTTTTTTCCAGCAGTAACCATTCAGTGGAATTACAATCAGTCTACGTAGTAGTTTTCATAGTCAGTGGCGGGGTCCGCCATCCCTGCACTTGCTGTTACCACAGGTGTCGCCAAGTGAGCCAGCAGTTAAGTCTTAAGGATCATCATTTAAGATATTGACTATATTCTAACCCAGTAAAATCCCTTAAAATTGAAAGAATACAATGAGTCTGCCATGTAGGTTTCTCTCACAAGGGTGAGAAAATGAAGAGCTGGTACATCATTTTTGCCTCTAACATTGTGCACTGAGACGTTTTAGGTTGGTTGGCAGCAGATTGCCACCCTTGCGGCCGTCTGAGTCACTGCTGCTACTCAGTATGCAACAAACCCATGGTTACTGCGTCCAGCAACGTGAGAATGTTTGAGCCTCCATTGTTGTCCATTTGCCAGACTCACTGTGCTGAAATTGATTAACATACCCAATTAGTGATAATTATGATAACTGAATTGATTGGAAACTGATTGTTTTAGCCTAAAACCCAAAAAGCTTTGGGTTTTTCGTCTGACGGTCAGGTTAAATACAAAGTTTAAAGACGTCCTCTTTAGCTCTGTTAATTACTGATGGCCATTTgtggtatgttttttttaattattttattaaattagtCATTTATTTATCGAGGACTCGATATCGAGAACACTTTGTAGATGAATGACAGTAATCCTCAGCAGTCTAGCccgtgcatacacacacattcaccacacATAGATGCAAGTGTGCTGTTCGTCGTTGTCTGTGATAACATGTAACTGTACCCAGCCTTTTTTCTCAAGACCCCTGATTAGCACAAAGTGGACTGTCCAAAGTGGGCCCATATGAGCCAATCACACGTAATCCAGGTAAGTTATGAAAGCAAGAACTGGACTAATGTCCCTGTCGagccagctgctgtcactgttgGGGAAGAGTGAGTGATCCCGCCACAGTGTCAGAGCTGTTTGTCCCCGAGATCAATTGAATAAACATTTGTCTTCAGCAACACGGTGCCCTCATCGTTCCCCCGCTCAGGCGTACCTTTTTGCATGTATGCACGTATCTGTGGGGGAGGCGCCCTCAcagatacatgcacacacatacacacacacctgacctgGACAACTGGACGAACAGCACTGGGGGGATTGGTGGTCTGGACTGAGCTAAGAAAGAGCACAAGACCAGATGAGATCCAGCTGAAATTTTGATATCATATACAAGCATGCCTGTAAAGTGGGAATCATGACGAGTGTTGCAGTCATCCACGCCTGCGCGTTTTTGTGAAATTTGAAACTTGTGCTTCGTGCAAAAGAGCGCAAACCAATGTCATGGCACTAAAAGTGTGATAAAAGTCTCGCCTGTGACCctccctgtttttctgtcttcctctgctgtgtttctcagaTGAAGGAGACAATGTCCAAAAGTTATTTTTAGAAAGCTGCACTTGTTTTTTGCCTGGATTTGGCCATCTCCTCCATATCTCTGCCAAATGCTTGCTGTGAGGGGAATAAGTAACATTGAGGATAATCAAGGAGAGGAAGAACTGAGCGTGTTCTCTGAGGAGAATACCTTCATGTTACCCTGGCTGAAGGCGTGAAAACAGTTCTGTAAAGTAACCTTGCAACTGTTGCCATGGATCTCGACGGGCTATTATTATTTGTGAAAGAAAATACTCTTTCTCAGCCATGCTCACTGTTCTTTCactctgttgtctctctctccatagATCTATGTTGTTCTTCAacagtttctctgcagctggGATGTGATACCTTTGGTTCCTCGTTAATTAAAATCCCCAGTCATCCCAATCCCCAGAACCCCAAACCCCAAGACCTCAAAGTCTCAAATTCCCAGTACCCCGGGCTTATCTTTACTTTGCCTTTATTCCAGGCCTGTGCAGTACAAAGCCAAACCTGAAGCCCAGCAGTATCCACCTTCTCCAGACCCCTTTACGATTACGCCCTACCTCTTACCTCTTGCTATCAGTAGACACTCTCAGCCATCATGGCCTTGGATCAGTGGCCCTATCCCCCCAACATCTCCATTCCGGAGCCCCTCCTGTATGACAGCTACATCCAGGGGAACGAGTCCGACCTGGACCTGAACATCTCCGAGACCAGTGAGCCTCACCAGGACAAGACCAGCTCGGTGGTCATCACCCTCATCTACTTCATGGTATGTGGCGTGGGGCTGTGCGGCAACTCCTTGGTCATATATGTAATCCTGCGCTACGCCAAAATGAAGACGGTGACCAACATCTACATCCTGAACCTGGCGGTGGCCGATGTTCTTTGCATGATGAGCCTGCCGTTCATCGGCCTGCAGCTGGCACTGGTGCACTGGCCCTTTGGAGAGGTGCTTTGCAGGGTGATCATGACAGTAGGTAGGTGGAAAGAAGATGGCTAATGGTGCACtccagaaagcagcagcagttttactGGGCAAAGAAACAGTTTTGGGTTCCTGAAATCTGCTGGTTGCAAATTCTGAAAACCTAGATAAACATtgtattttctgaaatgttaaGACTTCAGCTGCAAATTACAGAgtgtttccagtcattatggGAAGCTATGCTATCCATCTTGAGGCTGTATCACCATCTTTAATGTAAAAAaggcaaataagcatattttatGCTGAACTATTGCGTTCAGTGTCTATTCTAGATATTTAAACAGTAGCTGTAATTCAGACTGTGTTCGTGTGCTTAGGTTTATTAACAGCCTTTATTACACTCAGTTCACCTCCTGCTATAATAAAAAGAACACGCAATTAGTGATATTGTGATATCCTCACCTCGCATTTCTTTCTCCATTCCTGCACTCTTTCTCCTATACCCCCTCCCAGACTCTCTCAATCAGTTCACCAGCATCTTCTGTCTGATGGTGATGAGCATCGATCGATATTTGGCTGTGGTCCACCCTATTAAGTCCACAAAATGGCGGAAGCCCCGCGTAGCCAAGCTAATTAACCTGACAGTATGGGGTGTGTCGCTGTTAGTCATCCTACCTACGATGATCTTCAGCGGCCTTAATAAGGTGCCAGTGTGTGGGATCGTGTGGCCGGAGCCCCAGGATGTCTATTACAAAGCCTTCATATTCTACACCTTCTTCATTGGATTCTTCCTGCCACTTGCAGTCATATGTCTGTGCTACCTGCTCATCATAGTCAAGGTGAGAGCCCGCCTCTACCAGGGCTGCCAACTCTTCAATTTTGTTTGGAGTGGTGTCGGTGAAGTTTTACGAGTAGGCCTTCTGTGGCATTACCCACCGCAGGGGTCGGGGTCATCACTGCTTTTAAAGTTTAGAAAGTTCAGCAAACGACTTCACAGTTTTAAAGTGTTCATAGAAGAAAAGCCAAGTCAGTAATTATGGTCAGTGATGAATAAGTATGGTTGATAAGCAAAcctgcaacaacaacattataGCAACAGGAGACCAAACCCAACCAGGGTACCAGGGGACCTCCACCCCCACAAAACTTCATTCCagactgttttcctgcattctgAATTTATGGAGTCGGGAGGACAGGAGGGAAGGTagcactgaaaaatgtgactcTTAGGAGAGTCTGGAGGGTTGGCAAGTAGCTAAACAAACGAACAGCAGCATTGtacaaaaagcaaatgaaggagaaaaacacattgctCAGAGACGCTGGATCCAACAGGGTCGTTTtgtccagaaaacaaacaaaacagactttatTAAACTGGAAAGAAGAGAGGGCAAGGGTTCTACACAGGATTAATTGGTTTAGATTTGTCAGAAGTGCTTTCGCACATACTTACTGACAAGCCCACAAAGGTAATTTTTTCTTCTGACACCTTGGTAGCTAAATGATGCTATTAACGAATGGTGCTGTCTGATAAATAGCAGCATGATAAATGCATGATGCACTCTTGCAGCGTAATGCATTCATTAGACGATGGAGTGTCTAGCCTGTCTGGACTCCAGCCTAAGTGACTTGTTGCAGCAATGCCCTCATTTGCATGAATGTTTAGATGTTCAGCTGTTCTAGGGTCAGTGGAGATCCGGGGCTTCAAAGACCCTCTTTACTCCTTTTGGTAGATTCTTTATATTTCTCCTTCTTTCATAAAAGAGTGGCTTTGAGTCTTCCTCTTATTTGACTATGTGACTCTATAATTGAacataatttctgtttttgcatttacattttcttctaAATTCAATGACAAGATATCTTTATTTCCGGCTCCAGAACTATAATGTTTAACAGAAGCCTATAATAAGGACTGTGTTTCCAGTGTGTTCCCACTGAAAGCCATGTGGCTTTGGATGGCCCCGGAACAGCTAACTCGCTCTTAATGATGGTTACATTTCTAACATTCCAGCTTTGAACGTGTAGCATTAAGAAAGACAGTTTTTCCAATCTGTTTCCGAGACTCTCAAAGGaattgtctgacattttgggaaatacatttattagcTTTCTTGCCAAGACTTGAGACCTGAATACCTACAGGCTAGAAAACCACAACGTGATGTTTTTGCACTTCAGTTTGGTCACAGATCATTTTTTTTTGGAGAGAGTGGagctgctttcagtctttatgctgagctaagACACGGTCTCCAGGCTGTAGCCTCATATTATTAGACAGATATtagagtgatatcaatcttttcatctaactcaCAACAAATAGAGAGATGGATCGATCATATTGCCTCTGTGCAGAGTGCATTATGGGTGCCAAAGAGAAAGCAGGtattccaaaatgtcaaaccattaCTTTAAGATGTCTCCGTGCCTCACAGCGTGAATATTGTGAGATCTTAAACAGCTGACAGTCCATTCTTTTGCCAGGTGAAGTCGTCTGGCATGCGAGTGGGTTCCACCAAGCGCAAGCGCTCCGAGCGCAAGGTGACGCGGATGGTATCCATCGTGGTGGCGGTGTTCGTCCTCTGTTGGCTGCCTTTCTACATTTTCAACGTCACCTCGGTCACCGGCTCCATCAAGCCCACGTCTGCCGTGAAGAGCACCTTTGACTTTGTCGTGGTGCTCGGCTACGCCAACAGCTGCGCCAACCCCATCTTGTACGCCTTCCTGTCGGACAACTTCAAGAAGAGCTTTCAGAACGTTCTGTGCCTGAAAAAGGTCGCAGGCCTGGACGAGATAGAGCGCAGTGACAGCCGGGCAGACAGGAGCAGGATGGCTAACGATGCTGCGATCATCAATGCCAACTTGGAGACTCACAATGCTGCCCTGTTGAACGGCGAGCTGCAGACCAGCATCTGAGGGTAAAGGAGCTGCAATCACGTCCAGGGGGGCCAGGGAGGCTGAGCAGCGGTGCTTGGGGCTTCCAGACTAATAGGCCGCCAGCGCACTGCTAGTGACCCCTGTTCAAAGATGCGGGGGCAGGAGGATGATGTAATAGCTGCTGCTTGTGGACATTGACACATGAACAAAGTCcaagtgaaaaataaacaatttccTAAGGGTTTTCAGAGGTCAGGGAAAGTACACTGACTCCAGCTCAAAACTCTTGATATTTGGGTTAACGAGGCAGCTTGAGATGGTTCGCCTTGAGGcgaaaaatgcattttgactTGAGTGGTTTCCAACACCGTACAGACAAATGATGCTGAAATCGAACATGAAGAAGTGAGCCGTTCATGCTTGCCAGCTTGAGGTTTGTGCTGGGCTGTCAGAAGCCCTGCACACTGAACCAAAATTGAAACAAGACTCAGGGTCGGAAAGTGGATCGCTGTGGACCCAGAAATACCAGGGCTTGTTCACCCACGGTAGAGAGATATGAGGGGATTGAGCACCACCCATGCCCTCCTTGACAGAGTTAAGAAGGGTCGGAATTGATTTCTCTGAACGCGGAAATACTGTTCAAGACACTGGCCAAACATGTCAGTGGAAAACAGCCTGCACTGTGACCAGAGAGAAAAGTCTGAAACCTCAACCCTGAATAGTTTCAtgatcatgttttattcataccAGCTAAGTCTGGTCTTACGTAATCAGCAGGGCAAGAAAACGGCAATGCCCTCCTAACACGACATCTTATTTTCTGGCAAACGAAGGAggctcttctccctctctggctgCCTCCTTGGTGGGAGGAGCTGCATTGATGCATGAACTCTGAATTTAACATCCTGGATTATTGATTATGCGGCAGGATGGGAAAACATCTGGGTGGCTGCTCTGACCTCTCCCTTTAAAACAGCTTGACTTTGtataaacaaaatgtttttctgtcaacCTCTGGGGGAAAGTTGTGGACATGGACAACTCCATGGACCAACCAAAATGACTGGATGGATTTCAGAGGCAGTAGTAGTGCTGTAGATTTGGTATTATTGCGATGCATCAAGGACAGCTCTGAAGCTGCGTGTGTGAAACCCACTGTATGTACTTTATACTGCATCCTGGTCTTCACAGTAGTTGCTCCCTGTGCCAGCAGTGCCATTGTAAAGAGCCCATTTCTACTTGTAAAGTGGTGTGTTTTGACAATGTGAGATTTCCTCCTGAGTTCATGTTCACATTTGGTTCAGCCAGCGTGTGCTTGCAGAATTGCCTGAATTTCACAGACGGCAGGAAAATGTGTCACGCAGtcaaagagggagggagagagggggagacagaatGAACCAAagcatgtttttgcattttatctAGCAAGAACACAACACATtaagacaaaagagagagagagattgtagTCGACTGCATAGATGCAATGCGATCACGCTACATGGCATTTAAGCCTAAAGATGTACACCAGTGATTTTGTTTTACACT contains:
- the sstr2a gene encoding somatostatin receptor type 2, whose translation is MALDQWPYPPNISIPEPLLYDSYIQGNESDLDLNISETSEPHQDKTSSVVITLIYFMVCGVGLCGNSLVIYVILRYAKMKTVTNIYILNLAVADVLCMMSLPFIGLQLALVHWPFGEVLCRVIMTVDSLNQFTSIFCLMVMSIDRYLAVVHPIKSTKWRKPRVAKLINLTVWGVSLLVILPTMIFSGLNKVPVCGIVWPEPQDVYYKAFIFYTFFIGFFLPLAVICLCYLLIIVKVKSSGMRVGSTKRKRSERKVTRMVSIVVAVFVLCWLPFYIFNVTSVTGSIKPTSAVKSTFDFVVVLGYANSCANPILYAFLSDNFKKSFQNVLCLKKVAGLDEIERSDSRADRSRMANDAAIINANLETHNAALLNGELQTSI